Proteins encoded within one genomic window of Chroicocephalus ridibundus chromosome 7, bChrRid1.1, whole genome shotgun sequence:
- the SCRN3 gene encoding secernin-3, whose translation MSPRPPPSSCDTFVALPPATAGGRVVFGKNSDRPADEVQEVVYFPAAVHPPGAALECTYVRIDQAERTHGVVLSRPAWLWGAEMGANEHGLCIGNEAVWGREEAGGEEALLGMDLVRLGLERADTAEKAVTVIVDLLEKYGQGGNCMESQMAFTYHNSFLIADRKEAWVLETSGKYWAAEKVEGGVRNISNQLSITTKIDREHPELKEYAKSKGWWDGKKEFDFAATYSYVNTARMTTTRGRYCEGYKLLNKHKGSITSEIMMEILRDKESGINMEGGFMTTGSMVSVLPQQPNLPCIHYFTGTPDPARSVFKPFIFVPNITQLLKTISPTFGHDDPVKKQPRFQSKPDRRHELYKKHESAAVVMETIKGKGKEMLKEIEKLEKQKISEMESILQNGCLDADQVVNLFSQCVEEELKIYS comes from the exons AtgtccccccggccgccccccagcTCCTGTGACACCTTCGTGGCGCTGCCGCCCGCCACGGCGGGGGGTCGCGTCGTCTTCGGGAAGAACTCGGACCGGCCGGCGGATGAGGTGCAGGAGGTGGTGTATTTCCCGGCCGCCGTCCACCCGCCGGGCGCGGCGCTGGAG TGTACCTACGTGAGGATCGACCAGGCGGAGAGGACGCACGGCGTGGTGCTGAGCCGGCCCGCCTGGCTGTGGGGCGCCGAGATGGGCGCCAACGAGCACGGCCTCTGCATCGGGAACGaagcggtgtggggcagggaggaggcgggCGGCGAGGAGGCCCTCCTCGGCATGGACCTCGTCAG GCTGGGACTCGAGAGAGCGGACACAGCTGAAAAGGCTGTTACTGTCATAGTTGATTTGCTAGAAAAATATGGACAGGGAGGAAACTGTATGGAGAGTCAGATGGCATTTACATACCATAACAGTTTTCTGATAGCCGACCGAAAGGAAGCATGGGTGCTGGAAACATCAGGAAAATACTGGGCAGCAGAAAAAGTAGAAG GTGGCGTACGGAATATTTCCAACCAGCTCTCTATCACAACCAAGATTGACAGAGAACACCCAGAACTGAAGGAATATGCCAAAAGCAAGGGCTGGTGGGATGGGAAAAAGGAATTTGATTTTGCTGCCACATATTCTTATGTAAATACTGCCAGAATGACCACAACAAGAGGCCGATATTGTGAAGGCTATAAACTTCTGAACAAACATAAAG GATCTATCACTTCTGAAATAATGATGGAAATTCTTCGTGACAAGGAGAGTGGCATTAATATGGAAGGTGGATTTATGACAACTGGAAGCATGGTGTCTGTATTGCCTCAACAGCCCAATCTCCCCTGTATTCACTACTTCACTGGAACTCCCGATCCTGCGAG gtCTGTATTCAAGCCTTTCATTTTTGTGCCCAATATTACTCAGTTATTAAAAACTATCTCCCCTACATTTGGGCATGATGATCCAGTTAAGAAGCAACCACGTTTTCAGAGTAAGCCAGATCGAAGACATGAGCTCTATAAAAAACATGAAAGTGCTGCTGTAGTTATGGAAACTATCAAG GGCAAAGGTAAAGAGATGCTGAAAGAGATAGAGAAGTTGGAGAAGCAAAAGATCAGTGAAATGGAATCAATCCTGCAAAACGGATGTCTTGATGCTGACCAAGTGGTTAACCTTTTTTCACAGTGTGTAGAAGAAGAACTCAAGATATATAGCTAA